In the genome of Eschrichtius robustus isolate mEscRob2 chromosome 2, mEscRob2.pri, whole genome shotgun sequence, the window AATCAGAAGACTGAGGTCTGCAAAGTTCTTGCAGAACACCAAAGCCAAATAATACATGTGGAAATGACCTTGTTCTTTTTACACTGTGAATAAGAATAATGTTTTGACAAATATAAGcggtaatatgattatttcttggATCCTGAACATCAGTGAAGGATCAATCATTGTTTCCAAAATTGTATACTTCAATAATAGCTTTAAAGGTATATATTTCTCATGAAAATCTTTGAAAGTGTGTGGGTCTTTCAGGATTCAGACTTCTTCAGTCTTGTTGTCTGAGAGATTTGTGCCAATTGAACAAATGATGTGTGATCAAATAACTGTGTATACTTGAATAAGCCACGATAGCACAGAGTGAACATCACTGCGTATATTCTACAGTTTTGTAGACAGTACTTCTAATCTGTTAATTTTGAAGAACCTACTGGGTTTCCAAGAATGGCTTCAAGATCTATTTCTCTGCCTaatgttttcaataaatagtAGTACTAGGCCTATTATGAAATAATAGTGGATGATGAGGACTGGTAGAACATTAAACCATGCACTCCAATACTTGACTATCAAGACATACAGCTGGAATTTAAGACTAACCAGATTGATTTAGAAAAGGTCAGGCACGAAGTTCCTTAGCCTTTTCAATCAATCTTACAAAATCAATGTTAACAACTATATCGATGTGACTTCTTGGCATTAGCCTATTGCCGGATCTCAGGCCCATCCCCAAAGATGAGTTCAGAGATATCATAATCTATTCTATAGGAGCTAGTTGAGATAGTGATATCTGAAATAGCACAGCCAAAGTGCAAAAGACGTGTCATTGGTTCATACAATATATCAAACTCTTTTATGAATTGGTGTTCATCCAATGTCACTTTATATACGTGCAAAATACCACATTGCTGGAAAGTAATTCCTAAATTAACAACTGGTTTTAATTCAGACATGTAATATCATCATCTCCCTTGGGTAAACTTTCTCATGTTTATTTCTCTGCCTTTAGAGACTCCACATTGCATGTAACATCTCACTCCCCAGTTTCCATATGAAGTGGTTGGAGGTCTGTTGCTTCTTTCTTCTACAAAATAAATCTGACAGGCCTCGAACATCATGTTAAACCTACTGTTATCTAGCCTAATGTTATATTTTGAAAAGAGGCTCATATGACTGGTTGTTTTATAGACACATAACAGAATTCAGTGTCATAAAAGGTGATGAgcctgctttgtttgttttttaagaaataattttaaattgtctttaaaaagaaTTCTAGCAGAATAATAATATTGGGAAAAgagtaaatttgaaaaaaatgaagcaaggTTTGAAATTAGCaatagaatatatgtgtgtgtgttcaagataaaggaaaatattaacatacaaataaatatactAGTAATTTTTTCATTGTAATATTTTTAGATTCGACATGAACCATTAAAACCATACAACAAAATACTCAAGCTAGAGTGATACTTATTCTGAACCACTTTCTACTCTAAACTTCCACTGTAccctcttttttcctccttaaatCCCAAGGTAATATGAAAAGATGAAGGACATGTAACTAAATTACAACTTCAGGCAATGAAAACTCACATCAACAATTCTGATTTTCTAGTTGGTATTTTATGAAATTGAATTTCCATTAACACTAAGGTCATTTAGCATTTGGTTGAATTGTTTGattattttctatgttttttagCACAATATTAGGCACTTAGAGTCAATGTGATTAGAAGTCATTTCCCTTGTTTTGGATGAACTTACAATCTCAAACCCAAAATTCTTTTAAGAAGAAATAAGTCAGCTACTTTCATGAATATGACTTGATAGATATACAAAAGCCAGTGTTGGTGAGTGTAAATACCAATATGGCACAGAAATTTTCatggtgatttttatttcattgaatgGTAAAAAGTTCATTCTATAGTTAAAAGACTCCTTCTTTCATATATTGACACTATTACATAAAGTGTCATTTTGATACCTCTTATTGTACTGTTAGCAATGCAACTTACATGAGAAAGTATATATGCCAAGTATGTTTCATCTACATCAATAGACTTTTCTCTTGTGAATTCTATGTTTTAAACTACCGAATTtgaaatatagttttgtttttcttgttgttcTTCAATGCATATAAAGTTGTTTGTAACAGGAacacaattaaatataaataatgataaagaatcagaactaaaaaataaaaatataagtagaaAGCAAGTGCACATAGATAAAAACACACTATGCAGACTTAAAGACTAAAGAATTGTTATAAAAGCTTCAAATTTGTCTTTGAGTTTCCTAGCAGCCAAAGTAACAAAGGAGACTAGAAGTAAAACAATtcaaatttgatatttttatatgagGAAATGTTTGAGtctattttttcataattttttcaatTATGAAACTACATCAAACATAGGAACAAATATTTCAATTTGATGTTAATCAAGAATAAAATGCCATTTTCCATATACCATCAGTTTCAATATGACttaaaatctgatttttattCCACAAATAAGCACTTTGGAAATATGATTTGGGGGGTAAAATAGCTTGAAACActtgaacttatttttttctcaagtaaAATTCTGTGGTATTCGATGTAGTGTACAGTACTCACAATTTCAGGCACAAGGTGTCGCTCTTTACTTGGAGGAAATAGTTCATTCAAGGGTTGGTCTGAGCAGCCAGGAACTCCGCATTTAAAGACTCCATCATGCCGGATGCTACCGTTAAAGGATCCTTTGAAACTTCTCAAAAATTCAGTAAGATTTTTAACCCGAAACTGGAGCCTATGGTACTGTAAATGTAAAGAATCTTATTTGGGAAGTCAATGTATGCAATGTTCGCGTCTGAAAGAAGGGGATTGGACACTGGGCGACTGCTGCTGTCGCTTCTGCTTCTCGCAGCCTGGGAGGCGGGCAGCGGCCAGGTCTACTACTCCATTCCCGAGGAGGCAAAACACGGCACCTTCGTGGGCCGCATAGCGCAGGACCTGGGGCTGGAGCTGGCGGAGCTGGTGCCTCGTCTGTTCCGGGTGGCATCCAAAGGCCGCGGGGACCTTCTAGAGGTAAATCTGCAGAATGGCATTTTGTTTGTGAATTCTCGGATCGACCGGGAGGAGCTGTGCGGGCGGAGCGCGGAGTGCAGCATCCACCTGGAGGTGATCGTGGATAGGCCGCTGCAGGTGTTTCATGTGGAGGTGGAAGTAAAGGATATTAACGATAATCCACCGGTGTTCTCTCTCAGAGAACAAAAGCTGCTGATTTCTGAATCTAAGCAACCTGACTCTCATTTTCCTCTAGAGGGAGCTTCTGATGCGGATATAGGAGAGAATGCTCAATTGACCTACAGACTAAGTCAAAATGAGCACTTTTCTTTAGAATTACCAACAAATAGCCAGCAGACTAAAAGGCTGTCACTTACATTAAAGAAGTTTCTGGACAGAGAGAAAACTCCGGAACTTAATTTACTATTAACGGCTGCAGACGGCGGGAAACCGGAGCTCACTGGCACTGTTCAACTCTTCGTCCGCGTCTTGGACATTAACGACAATGATCCGGAATTTGAACAATCAGAATACAAGGTGAGATTGATGGAAAATGCAGCTAAAGAAGCTCTTGTGATAAAGTTAAACGCCACAGATCAAGATGAAGGAGTCAACGGGGAGGTGACATACTCCTTGATGTCGATTAAGCCCAATGGAAAAGGTTTATTTACACTGCATGAAAATAGTGGAGAAGTAAGAGTCAATGGAACTTTAGACTATGAAGAAAACAAGTTTTATGAAATTGACGTACAGGCTACAGATAAGGGGAATCCCCCAATGGCAGGTCACTGTACAGTCTGGGTCGAAATCTTAGATGCCAATGATAACGCCCCTGAAGTCACTGTGACGTCCCTGTCTCTTCCAGTGCGGGAGGACACTCAGCCAAGCACGGTCATTGCGCTGATCAGTGTATCTGATCGCGACTCTGGTGCCAACGGACAGGTGATCTGTTCTGTAACGCCCAGCGTCCCCTTCAAGATCGTGTCCACGTTCAAGAACTATTACTCACTAGTGCTGGACAGCGCCCTGGACCGCGAGAGCGTGTCTGTCTATAAATTGGTGGTTACAGCGCGGGACGGGGGCTCGCCTTCGCTGTCAGTCACAGCCAGCGTGTCCGTGGAGGTGGCCGACGTGAACGACAACGCGCCCGCGTTCGCGCAGCCCGAGTACACGGTGTTCGTGAAGGAGAACAACCCGCCCGGCTGCCACATCTTCACGGTGTCGGCGCGGGACGCGGACGCGCAGGAGAACGCGCTGGTGTCCTACTCGCTGGTGGAGCGGCGGGTGGGCGAGCGAGCGCTGTCGAGCTACGTGTCGGTGCACGCGGAGAGCGGCAAGGTGTACGCGCTGCAGCCGCTGGACCACGAGGAGCTGGAGCTGCTGCAGTTCCAGGTGAGCGCGCGCGACGCGGGCGTGCCGCCTCTGGGCAGCAACGTGACGCTGCAGGTGTTCGTGCTGGACGAGAACGACAACGCGCCGGCGCTGCTGCTGCCCGGGccgggcggcggggcgggcgcgCTGAGCCAGCGGGTGGCTCGGTCGGTGGGCGCGGGCCACGTGGTGGCGAAGGTGCGCGCGGTGGACGCGGACTCGGGCTACAACGCGTGGCTGTCGTACGAGCTGCAGCCGGCGGCGGGTGGCGCGCGCAGCCCGTTCCGCGTGGGGCTGTACACGGGCGAGATCAGCACGACGCGCGCCCTGGACGAGGCGGACGCGCCGCGCCAGCGCCTGCTGGTGCTGGTGAAGGACCACGGCGAGCCGGCGCTGACGGCCACGGCCACCGTGCTGCTGTCGCTGGAGGACAGCGGCCAGGCGCCCAAGGCCTCTTCGCGGGCGTCGACGGGCGCCGCTGGCGCGGAGGCCGCTCTGGTGGATGTGAACGTGTACCTGATCATCGCCATCTGCGCGGTGTCCAGCCTGTTGGTGCTCACGCTGCTGCTGTACGCGGCGCTGCGGTGCTCGGCGCCGCCCAGCGAGGGCGCGTGCGGGCCCGGGAAGCCCACGCTGGTGTGCTCCAGCGCGGTGGGGAGCTGGTCTTACTCGCAGCAGAAGCGGCAGAGGGTGTGCTCTGGGGAGGGGCCACCCAAGGCAGACCTCATGGCCTTCAGCCCCAGCCTTCCTCCGGGTCTGGATAGAGAAGTCGGAGAGGAAAGGCAGGAGGCAGGATCAAATCACCCTGGGCAGGTGAGTTCTATAGATTCCCACCTTTTGAAGTcgatgttaaatttttaaaattccagttcGTTTCACAGAAAATTTTAATGAATGCTCTATACTTTGAGTATCATTTTAAAGAACAATGTT includes:
- the LOC137755327 gene encoding protocadherin alpha-11-like, whose amino-acid sequence is MFASERRGLDTGRLLLSLLLLAAWEAGSGQVYYSIPEEAKHGTFVGRIAQDLGLELAELVPRLFRVASKGRGDLLEVNLQNGILFVNSRIDREELCGRSAECSIHLEVIVDRPLQVFHVEVEVKDINDNPPVFSLREQKLLISESKQPDSHFPLEGASDADIGENAQLTYRLSQNEHFSLELPTNSQQTKRLSLTLKKFLDREKTPELNLLLTAADGGKPELTGTVQLFVRVLDINDNDPEFEQSEYKVRLMENAAKEALVIKLNATDQDEGVNGEVTYSLMSIKPNGKGLFTLHENSGEVRVNGTLDYEENKFYEIDVQATDKGNPPMAGHCTVWVEILDANDNAPEVTVTSLSLPVREDTQPSTVIALISVSDRDSGANGQVICSVTPSVPFKIVSTFKNYYSLVLDSALDRESVSVYKLVVTARDGGSPSLSVTASVSVEVADVNDNAPAFAQPEYTVFVKENNPPGCHIFTVSARDADAQENALVSYSLVERRVGERALSSYVSVHAESGKVYALQPLDHEELELLQFQVSARDAGVPPLGSNVTLQVFVLDENDNAPALLLPGPGGGAGALSQRVARSVGAGHVVAKVRAVDADSGYNAWLSYELQPAAGGARSPFRVGLYTGEISTTRALDEADAPRQRLLVLVKDHGEPALTATATVLLSLEDSGQAPKASSRASTGAAGAEAALVDVNVYLIIAICAVSSLLVLTLLLYAALRCSAPPSEGACGPGKPTLVCSSAVGSWSYSQQKRQRVCSGEGPPKADLMAFSPSLPPGLDREVGEERQEAGSNHPGQCEDYIHTTIRLLTNYGTLTIFENGRYKMKKLDGDRQFK